The Hydra vulgaris chromosome 11, alternate assembly HydraT2T_AEP genome contains a region encoding:
- the LOC136087050 gene encoding zinc finger MYM-type protein 1-like, with product MLRKYESGASKRRLKKEREEMVAKLPKMTNFFSSNQTNMQFPQTVDNNKNNERKDENSNTENEVACQCPSNEIQEGESVESTMHNNELDSDTILREDPALWPLQLKENERMKYLNKGYAFFQNKDSNFESSKRMFKNQYRFYSVKYFQKVMNNGEKCDRKWLMFSESTGCKKAKQTMFGHENSKEHIQCMIKWIEFIKQNTHVDEDMVSQIKREINYWSAILNIIVAVIRILAGRGLAFRGHNEVIRSSNNGNYLGMLELLTQFDPVLKQHIDTFANKCKGNVNYLSKTICEELIDIMSQKVLTHIFTEIKKAKYWGIIVDSTPIISHVDQFSVIFRYYLNGHVYERFFCFLQIKSYDGKSLITDILDLLERYDIDITNCRGQAYDNASNMSGKYSGLQARLKERSELAFYIPCAGHSLNLVGQCNAVHQFYNALHCTALLLNAMQKTSTRRWDLLKGNHATLKRLSDTRWSCRSDASKSLVENFDGIHAALCHIAEDTEEKSDTRHEALC from the exons ATGCTAAGAAAATATGAAAGTGGAGCTTCTAAAAGAAGATTGAAGAAAGAGAGAGAGGAAATGGTAGCTAAACTTCCgaaaatgacaaattttttttcatcaaaccaAACCAATATGCAATTTCCACAAACtgtagataataataaaaacaatgaaagaaaagatgaaaACAGTAACACGGAAAATGAGGTAGCCTGCCAATGTCCTTCAAATGAAATTCAAGAAGGTGAAAGTGTTGAATCTACAATGCATAATAATGAGCTTGACTCAG ATACCATTCTACGCGAAGACCCTGCTTTATGGCCATTACAACTAAAGGAAAATGAACGTATGAAGTATTTAAACAAGGGGTatgctttttttcaaaataaagactCTAATTTCGAATCTTCGAAGCGGATGTTCAAAAACCAGTACAGATTTTATTcggttaaatattttcaaaaagtgatgAATAATGGCGAAAAGTGTGACCGAAAATGGTTAATGTTTTCTGAATCCACTGGATGT AAAAAAGCTAAACAAACTATGTTCGGCCACGAAAACAGCAAGGAACATATTCAATGTATGATTAAGTGGAtagaatttataaaacaaaatactcaTGTTGATGAAGATATGGTAAGCCAGATTAAAAGGGAAATTAATTATTGGTCTGCAATCTTAAATATAATAGTAGCAGTTATTCGTATTTTAGCCGGAAGAGGTTTAGCATTTCGAGGCCATAATGAAGTTATAAGATCGTCAAATAACGGAAATTACTTAGGCATGTTAGAACTGTTGACTCAATTTGATCCAGTTTTAAAGCAACACATTGACACTTTTGCAAATAAATGCAAAGGTAATGTAAATTATTTGTCTAAAACTATTTGTGAAGAGCTAATTGATATTATGTCTCAAAAGGTTTTAACGCACATTTTTAccgaaataaaaaaagcaaaatactgGGGAATTATCGTAGATTCGACTCCTATTATTTCTCACGTAGATCAATTTTCTGTGATATTTCGTTATTATCTAAATGGCCACGTGTATGaacgatttttttgttttttacaaattaaaagctACGACGGTAAATCTTTGATTACTGACATTTTAGATCTACTGGAAAGATATGATATTGATATAACCAATTGTCGGGGACAGGCATACGATAATGCAAGCAATATGTCTGGTAAATATTCTGGATTACAAGCACGTTTAAAAGAGCGTAGTGAATTAGCTTTTTATATCCCTTGCGCTGGacattctttaaatttagtagGGCAGTGCAATGCAGTGCATCAATTCTATAATGCACTGCATTGCACTGCCCTACTACTCAATGCAATGCAAAAAA CTTCAACACGTAGATGGGATTTATTGAAAGGAAATCATGCTACACTCAAGCGCCTATCAGATACACGATGGTCATGTAGGTCAGATGCTTCAAAAAGTTTAGTAGAAAATTTTGATGGGATTCATGCAGCGCTATGTCATATAGCTGAGGATACAGAAGAAAAATCTGATACTCGTCATGAAGCTTTGTGTTGA